The Ricinus communis isolate WT05 ecotype wild-type chromosome 8, ASM1957865v1, whole genome shotgun sequence sequence aattcattggtaaaatttatgtgtttattgaattgtgttgagcattagaaaaatattgtgagttaaaataattaattgttggACTGTCTGCCATTAGTCgtgatttgtgatgtgtggcggagtcggaaaaaataataaagtcttAGTGACTCGACTCccgttaaaaataaatttttaaaaatttgaagtgttttctggcaagtcctggacccgttatacGGGGAGTAAATATTCGTAATTTAGgagaggttctgccgaattttcggtaggaTTCTTCCGAGttgagattcttagacagtcagtcgtaagagtctagacctagggttaattgtcaaatgtttcaatgttattgattaaattattttctgtcATTAGATAATtcgtcagttcggctcgctccacctaAGACATCGGagtagagctaggaggtcgtcagatctgtgagttaaagtcatatatctgttcACCTGTCATGCTAAGAATTTTACGTGATAGttctgattaaataatttaatattttaattatttatttaatcactatttatatatttttcatttactGCATTATGGTTTGTGTTTtcgtgttgactcgggatgggaccaCTGTAGAACATATGCTATTTGATGAGTCGCACTGTTATGAATCAGAGACGGGAAATAAAGGGGTAAAGGTTTGTAAATTgttaaaaggtaaatttagaacttgccctggtcgagctttgctctctgggctgagtagagtgagttgccggagtaaagatccctagtcgagcattgctttCTGGgtgccggcttatttggatacctaagtgaccagactggagttaaggaccctggtcgagcttcgctctctgggcgccagtctcattggagtaagagagccgaaaggctaagactgatagtgataattaagtgaccggactggagttaaggaccctgatcgagcttcgctctctaggcgccagttctgttggaatgagagagtcgagatgttagtattgagattagggttctactgaagtactccgtcccgtagtatgtgaaagttatatttttatttaagcatgacatgacacatatatttatgcatgacttaatgtttatttcaaattaaataaatgtattatggaagtgtttgtaattgtttttggatatatgattttaactcactctcgagattgacagtctcaatttcactgTTTTTCAGGTGATTATTAGTCTTCCCACAATTCTTATCTATCAActcgactccttcatcatcgggttgatgtaattgattttggtatgcttgacttgtaaaattttagattctccgcagtagaaattttagacttatcagttgtaattttatgtaaattggggtcttgcctaattatgTAGGCAGGccgaattaattatgttaGATTTGATGGTTAAGGTTAATTGTGAACCATATTTTGGATTGCGTCcgaatttcaatttgattgagttaatGAATGGTTAGGCTTACTATGGGATTTGGTGACCTTAAACCTATCCATTCCTTAGTGCCGGTCACAGGCTCActgatcgggtcgtgacacttGTTACCCAAACCTGTCCCAAATCCTAATAGGATTAAGGTAAACTACCCGAATCCTATTAAAATTCGTTTAGATTAAATgactattaaataaattttatgtgtatttAAATGGATAACGGGTACCCTGCCCGTTAAAACCTATTTATATGGATATTCGGATAATTAAATGAGTACCCGTTTACCGAATCTGtttacaataatttaaattaataaaaataaataaaaattacaaaatataaactaatcaaatctaaatattcaacattaaatgttcaatatattaatacaaacCAAAACCAAgcataaattctataaaatttaaaacaaagttgtaaataataaaactaaataaaatacaatatttgttataatttgTATACTTAACATTTGGCAAACATCAGTATACTTaacattcaattttaataaaggtTATACGTTaatcacttttatatatatatatatatatatatatatatatatatatatatatatatatatatatatatatatatatatatatatatatctttttacaaaaaaaatggCTTAATGGTAGAATGACAATGTGTTTTATAAAAGGTCTAAGGTTCAATACATACGgagaaaaaatgataattttttttttaacgaGTCTAATAGGGTAAGATACCGGCGGGTACCCTATACGAAACCTATTTAAATAAACAAGTAGTGGATAGTGGTTTTAGATACCCTGTATCCGTATCTGTCTACATAAATGGATTCGGGTATCGGGTATTCGCGCGATTGAATCCAAACCCAAACCCGACACGGatagtaaatttaaattccaAACCTGTTTATCACTAcccaaatatattttaatatgattcgGTCGAATCGGGTATCTGAAAATATCCGCTCGACTGccattcttaaataaattaaatttgtaattggatataaatatttagatttttaatgtGACCAGGcctttcttaaattatatcatttatactgtagtttttttttctttatacagTATATTTATACcgtatttatcttttttctttcacttttatgtttttttttcttgattcttATTATCTCATTCTCCTCACCTTCTTTAACCTCCCTTCTCTTCCATCGTATCACCACCGTTGTTGTCATGCCTAATCGTTTCTCGCTAGTCAGCCGACCACTATCAGTTTCAATGGTCAGCCGTCCTAAAAAGGGTGCAGCTCTTGTTGCTGCTCCTGGTGTTGGTGGTGTTGTCGGTATCGGTGGTGATGTGTGGTTCCCCGGAAAAGCTAGTGGGTCGGACACCTAAAGTTGTTTGGTGTTGTTGTTAATCCTTAGAAAAGGCGGGAGGCctaagaaaaatacaaatgtTTCATGGGCAGTAGCTCAAGCATTGCAACTGCAATCGGAAGCATACGGAGATCTTAAGATGAAGTTTGgactttttaaaatcaaaagtaaGGCCTAAGTTAACCAATGAAACACCAACCAGTGTAGCAGCTGCATCCAAGAGTTAGAAGGGCTTGCATCAATGGGCATTAATGCAACATTAAGAGAGGAAGCTCAACCACCACAACCTAAATCGCAACCACCATTTATCCAGAATTAGGAAAAATGCATGAAGGAATAATAAGATCATTAATTGAAATGCAACGTTAACGGGCTTATTTTCATGATCAAAGAATTGTTAGATATACTCTGAACCATGATAGATGGGGAAAATTGAGAAAGTCTATAAAGAGATTCAAGGACTAATTGTTGATGTTGATGTGAGGGAGAGGATGTAGTTTAATATTTGATCAATTGTGAATGGTCatagattctatttttgtctATACTGAATTCAAAGTTTCATTAGTCTTGAGTACAcaatttgaatttcttgaaCATGAGTAGCAACTCATGTCTTATTTGTAAGATTGGTCATTAAGCAAAAGGTTGGTTGTGTACTTGCATGAATGCCAAGCTAACAGTAGAGTTTCATATGCTTTTGGTAATTCTCTTTAGATGCAGGATCTTGAACTGTACAGTGAAGCTCACATTTTGAGTTGAATTCTTGAAGAGGACAGTAAAAAAGAGCAGGTGCTGCtgttttgttaaaaaaatagttaaaagagCTAAGAGTGGAAACTTCATTCCTTTTGGCTCTAAGAGAAGGATAAAGATTTGAAGTCTCTAGAAAACAACGAGAAAGAAGATGAGTTGCTTTGGATATTGTTATTAGAGGAATTGAAATTTTGTAGTTGAATGAACAAAATGTTGCTGATGGTggattgttttatttattgtggATAGTCCTGCTATCATACACTCGCATGGActgatttttactttttattgttttttatatctcgattcttttccttttattatgttattctTAGTCACGTATGTCATATgctaattagataaaaaaaatataaaatttataccaAATATTCGAAATAGATATTAAAAGGTagtttttgatattatatatatttagatttgattTAAAGTGTGTTCTTTACGAGGCAAAACAATTccttaagaattttaatagCTCGAGGCCTTAGTTAAGTTAGAAAAGACCATTATCATATCATCTACACacttttcaatattattttaaatattaatatgtaaaattatatattaaatttaaataaatattacaaaataatttaagataatAGTTATATACGaaatatattctaaaaatatatgaaatggataccaaaaaataattttaaatgctaattacctatactaaattaatattatctaatagATATTAAACGtatactaaataattaaatattataaaaataataaaaatatatatcaaactgCTAATAACgattactattttataaaacaaaaaataaaactaacatatgtcatttatattttttagataaaattttaatctaaaGTATTTTCTCATGAAAATCTTTTTAACAGTTTTAGATGATATCTTCTAGCATTTTTTAGGGGTATTATGGAAAAATCTCTATTTGATTCTCATGGTAGAGTCAATCAATTCCAATATTAAAGATCCACAAAGAAAAGATGCCTTGGAATGAAGATCATTGGGTAAACAAGACAAGACAAGACTGTATGTTCTTACTTTCATCTACAGAATATAATCTATATCTCAATGTTCTgtcaattaataatatcatttaaatAGGTGAAATGTATTTGCAGTGAATGTGTTTGTAACTCATTATTAGTTtggcatatatataaaaggcATAATCCTGCGAGCTATTAACTATGAACTTTACTGGATggaaagcaaaagaaaaccaaaaaaaggACATGCCCTTGAAGCACGTTTGTGTCTGTGCTTTTACcactaaaaaaagaagaaaaatgatcATCAATGGCCATAATGATGGGAGTTTATCATTCCAAATTCATCATTTTGTCACAActgaattttctttctcaCTTTGATTAAAGCCCAAAATTATGCCCAATCACTTACTTATTCAATCACATGGAATTGTACCCTAGTCTAAATTACCACATTTTGCTCTTTTCTAGTCACCACTGCCACTCCcccaatttaatttgaaagaaataataaaaatactcattttttgagatttttattaaaaatttgtatattttttttttatttttactgtatataaatatataaaaaaattaattttttcaagagtatgatataatttcttttatatatttagtcgttttttgataaaagattaaaaaataattaaaaaagtatttttagaaaatatttatacagtaaaaataataatttattgattttaagatattttttaaaaattcttatttaatttttattcaaatttatccggaaaataaattaattaaaatgattgTGAAATTAGTGATTCATATTATCCTGATTCaatctcttattaaaaaaaatatatttttcttttttaatggaaattaaTAACatcagaaaatgaaacatgcaCATGCTCCATATTTTGTTGAATGGACCACTTAACTGAAGAGAAAGTGGATGCGGTCTCCCTCCTCTCATAGACCACAGTCagaaattctaaaaagtaattttaattcacTGCATCATTTTCcgtacataaaattaattatgcagtaatatataatataatttaattaataatttcatacattaacataaattaattttatttgcgatagattaaatttactttaaaaattattttataattaaatactctTAGCTTAAAACTTCTATACTCGAAAGCAGCATCTGTTGTTTGGATGCCGAGAAAGTTCCTAGGAAATGCCTTCTtcatagaaaagaaaaaaacaacctcCCATTTCTTTGCAccaaaataaacttttttattgCAAGGTAAGATAATTCACCGTCATCACTGCCTTCTGatttcttgtttcttcttcttttactcttcaggattttattttatttttaatcatcttcttcttttgatatAACAACATTAAAGTAGGAGATATCTAAATGATTTCTAAACTAGTGgagttaaaaaaattcatttaataaattaaaataaaatgtgttGAGGCGCAGCAGTTGAGTGGACGTTTAGAAGTAAAACACTGATTCAGTGCGGGCCGCGAGAGCGGTACCAAAAGAATTGTCAAGCTCTGGAAAATACAATTTTGGTGAAGAAATAAAGACCAAACCAACCATCTATGGAAGAAGAAAAGCCATCTGCCCCAATAAGGTATGGATTTGACTGGTAAGCTGAGGTCTGTATTTGAGAATTTTCAATCTCAACCCAAATGTCTGCTTTCAAACTTGTGAGCCGACCATGTGTTtcagtattttctttttatgctcTATTAGTCAATAAAACCAATtatcattttccttttttgctAAAAGGAGTGcacaaaaaatgaaaaagaaaattacttgTACACAAGGTTTCTACATTTAGCACTTCTCAAATGCGTCCACATAGTTGTAGTATTATCTTCAATTATATAGAGTATGACTTCtatctatttaaaattttgaaatcgaGAAAGATTATTAATCAAGtagggttttaatttattactttattagggattattagaatttaatgtAAAATATCTTCTTTGTTTGGTTCCTATATTTCTTGACTTTAATTTAATGCGAAGAATCATATAATgactgtttttgattttgaagtaTAAAGTTTGAGATATGATTCAACtcgaatttaattttaagaaaagaataagcaatatattaattaatataacaagaattcattaatttaagttaactcttaagaattttcttttaatttctaaggcattattttataaatctatcaattattaatttagcatgTCGGGCTCAATTCATACaagcaaaaatattatattatttaaatagaattactaattaataagatattattttatcgaCAATATTATACTATAATTTATCGATAACACGTTAAATATTggttcaaaaaatttaaatttgatctCGACCCGAATATAACAATTCACAAAGTTAGACTTATGATGCAACATTCcaggaaaaataattaagaaaacttTGATCACAGAGCTAATAAAAGTAGGGTTTAAGGACTAATATTTTCTGTAGAAGGCTATAACTTTGTCTAAATGTATAcctctctcttctttcttttttttttttttaacaaaacaaaaaacatttcaaaagaaatcaaaCCCCTAATCCCAAATTTTCGTCCGGAAAAATCGGTAATCGCCACCTTCCTTTTGACATTGTTGTCATAAAATCTgacttatgtttctttttctcccttttcctccattatttttttaattaattaagagtggagcttcaaattcatatatgaaattttattcaaattcttaaattaagcTGATGGACAGTTCTTGAAATATGagataaaatattagtaatttcATTTgtcttttgaatttaaatagcCTATAAACGGGCATTTCTCTgtttttatggtttttttttttcttaaagttAAGTCTATtggttaaatttaaaaatgatggAGGAAAATGAGACTGCTTCACGTTCGCATATTATTATGATACATGATATCCTCTAATacccattattttattttgagatactgcatttgaattttcaaattatttatatttgaaatagaAAAGCATACTGCCATGATTATTCAATTTCAATTATCATAcacattaattattattattattattattattattattagtaggATGGCAATAAGTAGGCAGTCTTCTAGTAAGCTCCATCTTGTCtcttatttgtttaattttctgaTTCTGAGACTGTATATTTCAAGTTCTAcaaaagttttattatatgttgTAAAATTGGagtaatttcttcttttcactcTTATATTTTACTATGTTTCTCTCATATcgtaatattatattttttttattttattttatttttattatatttaaaatctctCTATTTGATTCgaaattaaattacttttaagtAAGATTGAAATGATAAATACaggaaaatttgaaaaaattatactaataagaTTTATGCAAATGCATTTAAATAAGCAGGTTAAAACAGCAGGGTGCCATTATCAAATCCTCCAATATATATCCTATTTATAGCGGTAATAGTCATTAAATCATTCAATaagatttacaaataaatcaaGGCCTTGAAGATGAAAAAAATGCAACTGTTTACAGATTACTTTACCatttgaaagaaatcaaataattaaacccagaaaaagaaagtagtaGAATAAAAAGGCGGAGCATGTGAGTCCAATTACATGAGGTAATGATGGCTTTCGGACAAAAACGGAGCCTGtgattctctttttcttccagTAATTTTGAATCTCTTTATTGCTATATTTTTTGTGACAGTAAAGACAAATTAtccaaaattagaaaacaaaaaaataaattaataaaaagattttaattcattGCTGAAAGCCAATTCAACTTTCAAAACAGTCTCAATAGCAAGCAAGCCATTAGAAGAAGAgtcaaaaggaagaagaagcaaagCAAAGGGAAGAAGGAACTACCAAAACCATAAACGGCACGTTGATTCAAGAAAGTGACAGTTTTTCACAATTCtttcccttcttcttcttcttcttgttttccttgaatttttatttttttgactcTAAACGTGTCATCTACTTCCTCTTCATTTCTTGATAATTAAGGTCCAATTCTCCAGTCTccaatattgattatttaatctACTATTTCTGTTGAAGCAAACGTCTCatcgttttctttttctaattataatttctGAACTTAAACTACAAGTTCAACTCTTTTTTCATCttcttatatatttcttttagctCATTCTTGATTTTTATCCATACCCATCGtgtcatctttctttttcttcgaCTTCATTTCGTGATTTTAAGAATCACATCAGATAACAAGAAACCCATTTGGATTTTGCTACATTTTTGcgatatttcttctttttctcatcTGGGCCTTGCTCGTTTGCTCCTTTTtgttactttatatatattaaagattaTTTCTTAActgggttttcttttcttggatTCTTTGTTATAGTCAACTATGGGTGATTTAGATGACTCACCAACAGTTGAGATAACAGGCAGGATCATGGTAATAGccataataattctatttatgGTGGTGgtttttgttcttttactTCATCTTTATGCAAAATGGTTTTGGTGGAGAATTGAAGAGCCAACTTCACCTCCACACTCTCGCCGGAACCGTCGCCGGTTTGTCTTTACCCCTGGCCAAGACCCAGTTCGGAGAGGGTTAGATATGTCAGTTCTGAGATCCTTGCCAGTGGTAATTTTCCAGTCTGAAGATTTTAAAGATGGATTAGAATGTGCAGTTTGTTTATCTGAAATCGCACAAGGTGAAAAGGCTAGATTGTTGCCCAAATGTAACCATGGATTCCATGTTGATTGTATTGACATGTGGTTTCAATCTCATTCCACTTGTCCTCTTTGTAGAAATTCAGTAGCTCCACAGCAAGAATGCTCTAGTTTCGATAGTAATGATTTTCAAGAAAGTAATACTCAGTCTCAAGAGGAAATTTTGATTCCTGGGTATTCAACAGAGTCTCCAAATTTCCCCACAAATGTGTTGTTTTGGGGTGACCTGACTCAAGTAAGCactggtggtggtggtggtggtggtttGGAAGAAGGGAGCTCTACTCAAGCAACTTCTTCCTCATCTGGTTCAGGTGGTAGTAGAAGTAGTAGTAGAAGGCAAGAAGAGATGTTGGTAATTGATATACCTTTGCAAACGAGTGATTATACTGAGGAAGAATCCAAGTCTCCAATGCCTACGCAACGGTTAAGGTCATTGAAGAGACTTCTGAGCAGGGAAAAAAGGGTTTCTCCTAGTAGCTCTGCTAGTTCTGATGTTTAATCAATGGATAGAAGATTTGTATAGGTCTTGAAATTGCCTATTTATAACTGAAGATATTGCATTATCTCGTCAAACATTCGCTTGGCTTAGTTGGAGTTAATCAAGAAATTTGAGTCTTTATCATCCTTGAAATTTGATTTTGCTCGGTTTCTTATGATTCTTGATGCTGAGATTACTAAATTCTGCTATGCAATGTTTGGGTGGCGACTCTGTTTTGAACCCAGAATTCTAGAGAACAAAATGTTTGAAATGAATGTATTTAGGATACTAGGCAGGCTTCTCTGTTTAAAGAAAGGTGGAGAGCAATATCGATCCATCTCCTTTACAGAAGATGTATTTCTGTAACattcttgtttttttcttttgatccATTTTCTCCCTTTTGATCTTTATGAACATATTTATCTGTTGTGGGCTGTATTTGATGAACTAAAGCAAATACCAAACAAGTTTCAATTCTATCATTCTAATCTCCTACCTAATTCAATATCAATTCCAATA is a genomic window containing:
- the LOC8284728 gene encoding RING-H2 finger protein ATL3 encodes the protein MGDLDDSPTVEITGRIMVIAIIILFMVVVFVLLLHLYAKWFWWRIEEPTSPPHSRRNRRRFVFTPGQDPVRRGLDMSVLRSLPVVIFQSEDFKDGLECAVCLSEIAQGEKARLLPKCNHGFHVDCIDMWFQSHSTCPLCRNSVAPQQECSSFDSNDFQESNTQSQEEILIPGYSTESPNFPTNVLFWGDLTQVSTGGGGGGGLEEGSSTQATSSSSGSGGSRSSSRRQEEMLVIDIPLQTSDYTEEESKSPMPTQRLRSLKRLLSREKRVSPSSSASSDV